From the genome of Varibaculum prostatecancerukia, one region includes:
- a CDS encoding ComEA family DNA-binding protein yields MDQEKSSYTRAQFRQATRSVAQGEKLLAQAEGRLRSPAGGLRARLVPSPQIVAVALVVMVIVAVLAGWSQSKTPKSSASLPASSFSSSSASAPATSGAVLVDVVGKVNKPGVVRLDASARVQDAIKAAGGALAGTDLSELNLARKVSDGEQIRVGIDESAGSDSGGASAGENSEGEGAAAGSGGKISINDASKEQLEQLPGVGEALAQRIVAYRKEQGRFQNIEDLKNVSGIGEKKYAALAELIKV; encoded by the coding sequence ATGGATCAGGAAAAATCCAGCTATACCCGCGCGCAGTTTCGCCAGGCCACTCGCAGCGTCGCACAGGGGGAAAAACTTTTAGCCCAGGCTGAGGGGCGGTTACGCTCTCCTGCAGGGGGTTTGCGGGCGCGCCTGGTACCCTCTCCACAAATAGTGGCGGTAGCGCTGGTTGTCATGGTCATCGTGGCGGTGCTGGCGGGCTGGTCACAAAGTAAAACCCCTAAAAGCAGTGCTTCTTTACCGGCTAGTAGTTTCAGTTCCTCATCGGCGTCTGCCCCGGCAACGAGTGGGGCGGTGCTGGTGGATGTAGTGGGAAAAGTGAATAAACCGGGCGTGGTGCGCCTGGACGCTTCTGCCCGGGTACAAGACGCGATTAAAGCCGCCGGGGGTGCGCTTGCGGGGACGGATTTATCGGAGCTGAACCTGGCGCGCAAAGTCAGTGATGGGGAGCAGATTCGAGTGGGGATTGATGAAAGTGCAGGCAGCGATAGTGGCGGAGCTAGCGCAGGGGAAAACAGTGAGGGCGAAGGGGCAGCTGCGGGGTCTGGGGGCAAAATTTCTATCAATGATGCCTCCAAAGAACAGTTAGAACAGCTCCCCGGAGTGGGGGAGGCCTTGGCGCAACGGATAGTGGCTTATCGCAAGGAGCAGGGGCGATTCCAAAACATTGAGGACTTAAAGAATGTTTCGGGAATCGGAGAAAAGAAATATGCTGCCTTGGCGGAGTTAATCAAAGTCTAG
- a CDS encoding ComEC/Rec2 family competence protein, which translates to MNSRVLDLRLLPAAVSAWLGTLILPALPLDLEPIISALALVVAAALLIAVYFQRLAPVGLTLALAVAAFGAVGLSVSQAARQIAADPLARAWQGEISKVRVLAMVEGPPRKYAPGSDQQITQLQLLEARLPPAPAVKTRLKVVAFGQHLTAYPRGTVLETSLKLERPHRTGKSNLEISDFTSANTLFEIPAQIMATPKIRAEPRGAAALKQKFAARLKEKLIAAKSPAAAMLLPAMILGIRADASADTEALKTAGIVHITCVSGMHISVLLSLVALLTAGLGRRWRLVACGSLLVGYCLLLGPAPSLLRAAVMGMVSVLALARGREPRSFSALETAVIGLLIFEPAFGQDAGFLLSVSATAAIVLVAKPVEETLQEKLKSLERKGSGRIARVIPEKYRALLGKFLAAFLAVSAVSLVAQLACLPGELLIRPGINTLTVAANVAIAPVVTLLIWGGACLTFLPLPGTLLAKTLGVGCTWVMMVARGVASNPFAILPWPQGIPGILALVAVACGVTFIFRCYFPKTRIGGNVEAWSQSR; encoded by the coding sequence GTGAACTCTCGAGTCCTGGATTTACGGTTATTGCCAGCAGCGGTATCTGCCTGGTTAGGGACGCTGATCCTACCGGCCTTACCCCTGGACCTAGAACCGATTATCAGTGCCTTAGCCCTGGTGGTAGCGGCAGCGCTGCTGATCGCCGTTTATTTCCAGCGTTTAGCACCGGTAGGGTTAACCTTAGCCCTGGCGGTAGCCGCATTTGGTGCGGTCGGTTTATCGGTTTCGCAGGCCGCTAGGCAGATTGCAGCGGATCCTTTAGCGCGCGCTTGGCAGGGGGAGATCTCCAAAGTTCGAGTGTTAGCAATGGTAGAAGGGCCGCCGCGAAAATATGCGCCCGGCAGTGACCAACAAATAACCCAGTTACAGCTATTAGAAGCTAGATTGCCGCCTGCCCCGGCGGTTAAAACCCGCCTGAAAGTGGTGGCCTTCGGCCAGCATCTAACGGCTTATCCGCGCGGAACCGTCCTAGAAACCAGCCTGAAACTGGAAAGACCGCATCGCACCGGGAAGAGCAACCTAGAAATAAGCGATTTTACCAGCGCAAATACTCTGTTTGAGATTCCCGCCCAAATCATGGCTACCCCAAAAATTCGAGCCGAGCCGCGCGGTGCGGCGGCCCTCAAACAAAAGTTCGCGGCCAGGCTGAAAGAGAAACTGATAGCCGCAAAATCCCCGGCAGCAGCTATGCTGCTGCCGGCCATGATCCTGGGTATCCGCGCCGATGCCTCCGCGGATACCGAAGCGCTGAAAACTGCGGGAATTGTGCATATTACCTGTGTATCGGGGATGCATATTTCTGTGTTGCTGTCCCTAGTGGCACTGCTTACTGCTGGTCTTGGACGGCGCTGGCGTCTGGTGGCGTGTGGGAGCCTTTTAGTGGGCTACTGCCTACTGTTGGGGCCGGCGCCGTCACTGCTGCGCGCAGCGGTAATGGGTATGGTGAGTGTGCTGGCTTTAGCTAGGGGTAGGGAACCCCGTTCTTTTAGCGCCCTAGAAACGGCCGTAATCGGGCTCCTAATTTTTGAACCCGCCTTCGGTCAGGATGCCGGATTTTTACTCTCAGTTAGTGCCACTGCCGCGATTGTGCTGGTCGCTAAACCGGTAGAGGAAACGTTACAAGAAAAACTGAAATCGCTGGAAAGAAAGGGAAGCGGTCGGATAGCTCGGGTAATACCTGAAAAATATCGCGCGCTTTTGGGAAAGTTTTTAGCGGCTTTTCTGGCGGTTAGCGCAGTTAGCCTGGTGGCACAGCTAGCTTGCTTGCCGGGAGAACTGCTAATCCGTCCCGGAATCAACACCCTAACCGTAGCGGCCAATGTGGCGATAGCTCCGGTGGTAACCCTGTTGATTTGGGGAGGTGCCTGCCTGACGTTCTTGCCGCTACCAGGTACTTTACTAGCTAAAACCTTAGGAGTCGGGTGCACCTGGGTGATGATGGTAGCTCGCGGGGTTGCCAGTAACCCCTTTGCGATCCTGCCCTGGCCGCAAGGAATCCCCGGGATTTTAGCTTTAGTCGCAGTTGCCTGCGGGGTGACCTTTATTTTTCGTTGCTACTTTCCAAAAACCAGGATCGGTGGCAATGTTGAAGCATGGTCTCAAAGCAGATGA